In the Populus trichocarpa isolate Nisqually-1 chromosome 1, P.trichocarpa_v4.1, whole genome shotgun sequence genome, AACTTTCGCCAACACTTTGGATGTTTACATATATTGCAAACGTTATGGCAATGCAGACTAGTGAAACCGAGTGAGAATCGAAGATGGGTAAAAATGCAAAAGAATACTGAAGGAAAGGAAACAACGAGTTTGATTGTCTTAGTGTGCTGAAGagctatatttatttaaatctaaGTGTGTCGATGAGAAATAAGATGCCACGATTAATTAGGTCTTTACGGCCACCGGCCTGCTTTGCAACGATCACTAGGGTGATGGTAGAGGCACGTAATGTCCCTCAGACCAGCTACCAAAACCGGTGGCCGTGTTCATGCCTTCATGGTGGTTTCCGTGCTAAGCTCAATAGGTGGGCAACGATCAGCGGGTAGATGAATTTGATAACAATGGGTATATGATATAGGCGAAACTGTTGAGATATTAGTTAAATCCTAGTCCAAGAGGaattcttgattaaaaaaaaattccgttagactattaattaaaaaaaaattatttagttaattaaaataagattataataatttgagtttataatatccatataaaaatcaatgtGATTATATTTCAAGAGTGTATcgttaaatgaaattttaaaagatgaaatatttGTGGTTAAAAAGAACGCACTGATTAATATTCGTTCAGATCACTGAAAGCCCATTAATTCGCCCATGCCGTGATATTTTACCTGTTTGAGCGTACGTAgctttaaagaagaagaagaagtacgATGTATATATTAAAGAGTTGAGTATCGTGATTAATTCGTAGtacaatattttgtattttctccgGCCACGGTCAGAACAGGACCGTAAGATCAAATCATGGTATCATAAAACTGACACTAATTATACTTAGTTCGTGCTTGATGATCCCCTCCTCTATGAAAAGCTTGCTTATGCTCACATTCTCCTTTCGCCATTAGTTCACTGCAAATGCAAGAGATTTAAGGCATAGAAAACGTAGTTAGTAATCGTATATATAACACGCATTAAGAAGGTAGTACAGCCCTCCAAATAACtgcagctagctagctagctatggGTTTTAGACTGCTAAATGTGACattgatgtatatatatataaactgtaagaacagttaaaaaaaagggtGTAAGAGCTCGGAGCAACAAACCGCAAGGTTCGTGTAAGATGAGCGTCTTTGGCAGAATCATTATCTGCTCTGGCTTTGACTATTTGAAACATGAGATCAAGCCTGAGTTGATTTGCAGCACTCTGCCTGGAGATAAGATCGGTTTCgtcttttagtttctttgactcttttcttatttctttaaattttttccttACTTCCTTTTGCCCCTCTTTTATTCGTTTCTGTCCTTCCCTGATCTCAACCATCTTAGATGTGATCCCTCTGATCGTGCAGCTTGGCCTGCGTATCCCTCTCCTCGTTACTTTTATTCTCTGTTTGCAATGTTGGTCCAAATCATGAATGATAGAAACTATGTTTACTAATTTAATACGacaatatgtgtgtgtgtgtgtgtgtgtgtgtgtgtgtgtaaaggaaggaaaaaaccaaTAACTTATAGGCCAGTTAATTAAGAACACAAAGTAAAAGATAGATACCAGACTATTTCTTTGAGTTGCCTCCAGTTCCGTGTGTCCATGTTTCGAAGACATCTTCCTCGACGTCCTGCTGAGGTTGAGACTCTGGCAACGTTTTATATATACTTCAGGGATGTTGACCCCGTGCACTTATAAAAGACCTCGGATCGGATCTTAACTTCATGCTAGCTTGTAGGGTCCCGAGTTTGTCGTTCAAACTAGGGATGTTTTTTTACCAGTAGATCCGATgtacataatatttaatttaagttaaacCACATAAATGTAATtcagatcaaacataaaaggagGTTAGAATTATcaataatctgtttattatgagtgcttaagttaacctaaatacaaagaaattatatataggttaaactgaaaatattattctacccttaataaataagactagataaatattacttaacatctcccctcaaactcacgatgcggcagtTACAAgtatcgagagtttgccaactagaaaatgaaaacgagagatggaatgcgtcttggtaaagaaatctgcaatctgcaaggaaaaataaacaaaagacaaagtaatggtgtcatgcttgagatgatgacgagtaagatgacaatcgatctcaatatgcttagttcgctcatgaaaaaccgagttgtgagcaatctgaatagaactctggttgtcataatacataggagtaggatgagaaaagaaaactctcatatcagcaaataaccaacgtaaccaaacaatttctttggtagtagatgccatgACAGAAGCTAAAggaaagtcgaaataccagattttgcagaagcggaagacaaaatatcactccaaattttttttccagaaacttaactcaaatatcaaattgcagaaactgaagagaaaataaaataccaaaacaattgcagagacagaacataaatacaaaattgcagaagctgaaggaaagtcgaaataccagattttgcagaagcggaagataAAATATCAcaccaaattattattttttttgcagaaactgaacgcaaataccaaattgcagaaactgaagagaagaataaatatcaaaacaattgcagagacagaacagaaataccaaattgcagaagttgAAGGAAAGTCGAAATACTAGATTTTGCAGAAGCAGAAGGCAAAATATcactctaaatttttatttttttgtagaaactgaacgcaaatatcaaattgcagaaAGCAGAGACATAGGACATCCTTTTGCTCCATTTCTTGTCTcaataataatgaataatttACGAACttgtaaaagaattaattactatagctataaataacaaatttcttaattgaatttaatttaaagattttaatatatttttacatttagaACTATTTTAACCgtcaagaattaaattttaaataaaattggtacaaaaataaatcaaatgctAACTTTTCCGAgaagaaattagtttttttttttaatattcatttacctgaaaaaaaaggtttttgaagGATTAAGATTAaagtaataatgataatataaaaaacaaactaatttaatttggtatgtttttttaattgaatttaaatttaacactattgttaaatttcaattataaaaaaaaaattgatttcatatAGCATTTAAAAGAATACTTTCCAAAGACCGAATCCTAGGCTAGCCAttagaattaaattttgaaatttaggggggggggggggggcgctcTAGTTTCTACTGGTCAGTTCTGTCAATGTCTATTTGGCATTATACAATTACAATGAGTGGTATCAAAATGTCTTGCATCCTTAATCTTAGATGCCTTTCTACCTGCTCACGATTAAagcaactattttttatattttattcttataaacATACtgctaaaattatttatttattacacgATATCTACTGGGTTGGAATTAAGTTAACTATAAACGCCAAGtgttatgaaaaagaaaatgacataaTTATGTCACGGGGATATAAAAGTAGTGGAGAAACATGTGATAAAGCATAAATAATggaaatgatatatataaaaagaaagtaatGAAATATGTAGTGTatgtacaataaaattatttgttttgaggAATATATAGATATGTTACAGTAGACCTGGAAAATAATTAAGTTGAAAGTATTAAAACATGAATGagtataagaaattaattaagtgGAAATATATTGTAAGGTAAATTCAATGAGTGTggagtattaatattaatacaaaaaGAATAAGTTTACGATGTGAAAAGAGTTATGAGATGAATTCGCTGTAAAAAGGAACATCATAAGAAAGTGTTTATAGATGAAATGAatgatttgtatatataatgaCGAGTTGAATTAAGTTATGAATGAAACAAACATTATGATGTAAAGATAATAATGTGaagaataaaagataaaatgaaattttatctaGGAATAATGTAAAGCACAAATAcagaaaaattaatataagatCAGCGTACTTAAAGCAAAATGTATGAAACGGGTATTATaacatataattgttaattgttAGCAATTGAGATAATGCAAATACTTAATTTCCGATATCAAGCTATCATGCACCTTAATTTCCGATATCAACCTAtcactcattttattttagataaaaataattgattaaattattagAACTAAATCTACATAAACCTATTTCTAGAcatgttaattaataatgtaaaaaaGAGTAACgtgtgaatttttatttgatgataaattttttgTCGGGTAGTTTTGAAgttaattgaaaacaaagtcgtataaaaaaattccttgaCACGCCGAAGGCGGTGGAATTACAGGGGGGAGGGCAATTGCTGGGTGGGTTCCAGTGCTAAAACCTATTCAATTCTGCCATAAATTTCTGCTTGATGTCGATATACCTTAGAAAAATACAACTCGGCTTTCAGATCTCTACAATTATATCAACGAAGGAACAATGTGGTTACTTTTGAGACGGCAAATCAAAGTCGACGTTTTTAATTGATTCCACACGTCGATTCAAATTCGTCAAAAGTTGCCGTTAGTtggatttaaaaatcaataaataaatattttatgacgAAGGCAACAATGTTGTTCACCCGCTACCTACGGGCATCGAGTGAAATTGCTGTCACGAGACAAGAGGAACGTATCAAATCGCGCGactcctttctttttcccttgtaACCTATTCGAGCCGGCCCCGAAATCGAGCAAGCATCGGTCGAATGGTCCCAGTAAACAAACAAATCGCTCGATTAACCCACGAGGGCCACGACCATGCGTGAATCCGCACCTAccgactttttttcttttctttagtttgAATAATAATGTTTGGTGGCCTACCAAAACAGGGACAGGACAACAACATCTTCAACATTTGCAACCACCGGCACGGGCCTAAAGACTCTAGTTCCACGGCAAAGTAGTGTCATTGAAGGTAACAAACCTAAGATCAGATGCATCCGATCAGTTGGATCCgaggttttgttttaaaaatatttaaaaaaaattttgattttttttagtttttataaaatagtatttttttagtgtttttaaattattttgatgtgatgatattaaaaataaatttaaaaataaaaaatattatgttaatatattttcgagcaAAATACACTTTGAAAAACTATTACTACAATGTGAAAtaacttttaataatattataatataatttaaaagatagGAGGGAAAAGAACAGAGCATGTTTACTATTATgttagtggttgtttttcaaagtatttttttatttaaaaatatattaaaataattttttttattttaaaaaatttattttcgaagcgctaaaaaaaattaaatattttttaatcacaaaaataaacttactaTTTATTAATAACTGTGCACGCGCGTCGAGCAGAAGGAGGTAGAAAAGTTGCAAAATCCCATCTCTTTAGTATTCAAATCTTCATATCAACTCTTTTCTAATAATCCGAAAAATCAAAAGCACAAACACTGAAACACTCTTTCGTCGACACGAGTTagcttttctcttctttatttatttttctttcaaagacTTTCAttcttaagaataaataaaggtAGGAAACCTGACCTGAATCGCTAAAAAAGAAAGTGTTGATTGGCCCTCCGGCCCCGTTTCATCCACATTCTACtctttatataaagtataaacaatGACTTTTTCACTTTACATGTTGTAGAATATGTGAAATGCAAGCAATTGTTCGGCGTTAAATTAGAGATATATTTGGAAAATCAAAGAGCAACGACCaagataaatgaataataatggAGTTCAATGTTGAAAAGGCACTAAATACTTTAATTCGGTCCCTAAAATTTAAGTTTATGTATTTATACGGTCCTTgaagttttagaattttatattttaatcatttccAACAAAAACTGAGTCTTAAGCATAGTAATgtacacaataataaaattaaccctTCCAGTTAGAATTAGGCGTTTATAAGATTACGAGTTATAGTTTTCCatacttgtgtgtgtgtgtgtgtgtgtgtgtgtgtgtgtcttttCACTAAATTCTTCGCCCAGGCCATGCTATACAGAATGAGCTCTTCTTTCATCACACGAGTCGCAAGCTTATATTGAAGGTTATTATTCCTAGAACTACAAGTCAAGCTACAAGGTTGCCAAGACAATTGGTGAGATGCTACGAGATGTGGCTGGTTTTTAAAGGCCAAAGGAGTTTTTGATGTGGTGGCTGAGAAGGTTCTTGCAGCTTCAAGAATTCCAAGGCCTGGGGTGCTAATAGTGGGTTAGGAGTCAGCATTTAGCCCAGTTTGAGAACGCGGCCGTCCGTTCAAGAAGGCGGTTGCACCGTGTTTctttagaattttaaatttttttatatgtttagattgttttgatatgataatattaaaaataacttttttaaaaaaatatattttgatatattttttaataaaaaatattttctaccaTACCACTAtcataatctcaaacaaaccttTAATAATAAGGTGGGTAACTACCTCAAAGAAGATAAACAAGGGAGACTTTGAAGGTGGATTGCAGTTTTTCTTCGAGATAAACGACTTAAATAAACACAAACCCACATCAATATGTCTTCTCTCCCTCACTAATTCACAATCGATATATATAGTAGTCTTTCCAAGGCAAGTCATCAATAATGGTAAAGACATCATCCTCTACTCCCACTACAAGTTCTGTTCAGATTTAGTGTGAAGATATGGCTTCGGATTTAGTGTTTCTATTCGTGTTATTAGAAGAAAGaccagagagagagattatGTCTGGGAAAAAGAAACGagatttgtgaaaaaattatgtatatttACATTTATTATAT is a window encoding:
- the LOC7491484 gene encoding uncharacterized protein LOC7491484; protein product: MSSKHGHTELEATQRNSLRIKVTRRGIRRPSCTIRGITSKMVEIREGQKRIKEGQKEVRKKFKEIRKESKKLKDETDLISRQSAANQLRLDLMFQIVKARADNDSAKDAHLTRTLRELMAKGECEHKQAFHRGGDHQARTKYN